In Flavobacterium gelatinilyticum, a genomic segment contains:
- a CDS encoding RNA polymerase sigma factor: MNKTKTHPDQKYIEGLAANDSAIIKSIYKKFVPKVVTFVMNNSGGRDQAKDVVQEVLILLFNQAKAGSLRLTCPFDAYFFLLCKRKWLNELKKTSNKEVTILEDVLSINESAHELIGQTEEFDEKQQLFDTMFQKLGDKCKELLKLSFEIKSMEEVAEKLNVTYGYVRKKKSLCVGQLTQWIQEAKNFNSLKNN; this comes from the coding sequence ATGAATAAAACGAAAACACATCCTGATCAAAAATATATTGAGGGACTTGCTGCAAATGACTCGGCCATTATAAAGTCTATCTACAAAAAGTTTGTTCCCAAAGTGGTCACCTTCGTCATGAACAATTCCGGCGGAAGAGATCAGGCAAAGGATGTGGTTCAGGAAGTTTTGATTTTACTTTTTAATCAGGCCAAAGCAGGATCGCTGCGATTAACCTGTCCGTTCGATGCTTACTTTTTTTTACTGTGTAAAAGAAAATGGCTGAACGAGCTCAAAAAGACTTCTAATAAAGAGGTAACAATTCTCGAAGACGTTTTATCTATTAATGAATCTGCACATGAACTGATTGGACAAACCGAAGAATTTGACGAAAAACAACAGCTTTTTGACACCATGTTCCAAAAACTGGGAGACAAATGCAAAGAATTATTAAAGCTGAGTTTTGAAATTAAATCGATGGAAGAAGTCGCCGAAAAACTAAACGTAACGTACGGCTATGTCCGCAAGAAAAAATCGTTATGTGTGGGACAGTTAACACAATGGATTCAGGAAGCAAAAAACTTTAACTCTTTAAAAAACAATTAG